Proteins encoded by one window of Leptospira stimsonii:
- a CDS encoding GFA family protein, whose translation MTDTHSGTCFCGSVEIEVKGMPEAMGFCHCNSCRSWSASPVNAFTLWKPENVKVTKGAEFLGKFTKNPTSDRQFCTKCGGHLLTVHPTFGLTDVYAATIPSLPFSPAVHVNYPETVMRMKDGLPKLKDFPAEIGGSGQIVPE comes from the coding sequence ATGACAGATACACATTCCGGAACCTGCTTTTGTGGTTCCGTTGAAATTGAAGTGAAAGGAATGCCCGAGGCCATGGGGTTTTGTCATTGCAATTCCTGCAGATCCTGGTCAGCATCCCCCGTAAACGCGTTTACTCTCTGGAAACCGGAGAACGTAAAGGTGACAAAAGGTGCCGAATTTTTAGGAAAGTTCACGAAGAATCCCACGAGCGACCGTCAATTCTGCACCAAGTGCGGAGGACATCTTCTTACGGTTCATCCAACGTTCGGTCTCACCGATGTTTACGCGGCGACCATTCCGAGCCTTCCGTTTTCTCCGGCCGTCCATGTGAACTATCCGGAAACCGTGATGCGAATGAAAGACGGACTTCCCAAACTCAAGGATTTTCCGGCAGAAATCGGCGGTTCGGGCCAAATCGTTCCGGAATAG
- a CDS encoding FAD-dependent monooxygenase, producing the protein MNHNEKRQNYDVIISGAGPVGLFLACELALAKCSVLILEKEENTNSSLKQIPFGIRGLSTPTIEALFRRGLLEKLEVHKRLKNPHSNGGEGARRQVGHFAGIPFYEGDIDTSKWKYHLPSSTATSLISEMQELENIFSNRAENLGVTIKRGFPITDFHQTGDEVIVQSGDRSFQTKWLVGCDGARSVVRKLGGFEFAGTEPEFTGYSAKVTIANPEKLKPGRNVTERGMYLQSQPGYLVIQDFDGGVFHDSGKKVSSEDLQEVIRRVSNTDVTIHSLETVTTWTDRARQASSYRKGRIFLAGDAAHIHSPLGGQGLNLGLGDAMNLGWKLAATIQGKAPQGLLETYQTERYSIGAQILDWSRAQVSIMKPNPETRAMNAILRDLMGTRDGATYFAGRVWGVFTHYDFENVDPFVGRSVPNFEFEDGHTIGESMLDGKGILLDFRMDTSLKTFATGYEDQIKYVCGRAKEELGLSLVLIRPDGIVAWTSDKGADCAELQPVADRWFLRHSKIKG; encoded by the coding sequence ATGAATCATAACGAAAAAAGACAGAATTACGACGTTATCATATCAGGAGCGGGACCGGTAGGTCTCTTTCTCGCCTGTGAATTGGCGCTCGCTAAGTGTTCTGTTCTCATATTAGAGAAGGAGGAGAATACGAATTCTTCCTTAAAACAAATTCCATTCGGAATCAGAGGGCTTTCGACGCCTACGATCGAAGCGCTTTTCCGTCGCGGTTTATTAGAAAAACTTGAAGTACACAAACGTTTGAAGAATCCACACTCGAATGGTGGAGAAGGCGCACGTCGTCAGGTCGGGCACTTTGCGGGAATTCCATTTTATGAAGGTGATATAGACACTTCGAAGTGGAAGTATCATCTTCCGAGCTCGACCGCAACGAGTTTGATTTCAGAAATGCAGGAACTGGAAAATATTTTCTCCAATCGCGCGGAGAACTTGGGAGTAACGATCAAACGAGGATTCCCAATCACGGACTTTCATCAAACGGGTGACGAGGTCATTGTTCAATCTGGAGATCGGTCTTTTCAAACAAAATGGCTCGTAGGTTGTGACGGGGCGCGAAGCGTAGTTCGTAAGTTAGGCGGCTTTGAATTTGCTGGTACGGAGCCGGAATTCACCGGTTACAGCGCGAAGGTGACGATCGCAAATCCGGAGAAGCTCAAGCCGGGAAGAAACGTGACGGAGAGAGGTATGTATTTGCAATCTCAACCGGGTTATCTCGTGATACAAGATTTTGACGGAGGAGTCTTTCATGATTCGGGAAAGAAAGTCTCTTCGGAAGATTTGCAAGAAGTAATCCGCCGTGTCTCAAACACGGACGTTACGATTCATTCCTTAGAAACCGTCACCACTTGGACCGATCGAGCAAGACAGGCGTCGTCTTATCGCAAAGGACGTATTTTTTTAGCAGGGGATGCGGCCCACATTCATTCTCCACTGGGAGGGCAAGGGCTCAACCTCGGATTGGGGGATGCCATGAATCTTGGTTGGAAACTCGCGGCTACCATTCAAGGAAAAGCGCCTCAGGGTTTGTTGGAGACGTATCAAACGGAGCGATATTCAATCGGAGCGCAAATCCTGGATTGGTCACGGGCACAAGTATCCATTATGAAACCGAATCCGGAGACGCGTGCAATGAACGCAATTCTTCGCGACCTTATGGGAACTCGGGACGGCGCCACTTATTTTGCCGGCAGGGTTTGGGGGGTATTTACTCATTATGACTTTGAAAACGTCGATCCTTTCGTTGGTCGTAGCGTTCCTAATTTTGAGTTCGAAGATGGCCATACTATCGGTGAATCCATGTTAGACGGGAAAGGTATTCTGCTGGACTTTCGCATGGATACTTCCCTCAAAACGTTTGCGACCGGATACGAAGATCAAATAAAATATGTTTGTGGTCGCGCCAAAGAAGAATTGGGTCTGAGTTTGGTTTTGATTCGACCGGATGGAATCGTAGCTTGGACTTCAGACAAAGGAGCGGATTGCGCCGAACTCCAACCCGTCGCGGATCGCTGGTTCCTTCGTCATTCTAAAATCAAAGGTTAA
- a CDS encoding class I SAM-dependent DNA methyltransferase, with amino-acid sequence MENRPFNQIAKSYDTKQRKELAKVIVRAIQNELKERRVRTLLDYGCGTGLVGLELSPLVDKLFMVDSAEPMIEIVKEKIFRANIKNAELIHSDFAKVPVPVFADVIVVSLVLLHIREVRKMLTYFYSALNENGKLVIVDFDKNEKVNHPEVHNGFDPADLKFLLHEVGFKKVEIKTIYHGKNIFMNQDASLFLSSSRK; translated from the coding sequence ATGGAAAACCGGCCATTCAATCAGATTGCAAAAAGTTACGATACGAAGCAAAGGAAAGAATTAGCGAAAGTAATAGTGCGTGCGATCCAAAACGAACTAAAAGAGAGGAGAGTGAGGACGCTATTAGATTATGGGTGCGGAACGGGTCTTGTCGGTTTAGAGTTATCGCCTCTGGTTGATAAACTATTCATGGTGGACTCGGCTGAACCAATGATTGAAATCGTAAAGGAAAAGATCTTTCGCGCAAATATAAAAAACGCCGAGCTGATTCATTCCGATTTTGCTAAAGTACCCGTACCCGTTTTCGCCGATGTGATCGTAGTTTCCTTGGTTCTCCTCCACATTCGTGAAGTTCGTAAGATGCTTACCTATTTTTATTCCGCCTTGAATGAGAACGGGAAATTAGTGATCGTTGATTTTGATAAGAATGAAAAAGTCAATCACCCGGAAGTTCACAACGGTTTTGATCCTGCAGATTTGAAATTCTTACTTCACGAGGTCGGGTTCAAAAAAGTAGAAATTAAAACAATTTATCATGGTAAGAATATTTTCATGAACCAAGATGCATCCTTATTTCTTTCTTCGAGCAGGAAGTAA
- a CDS encoding SRPBCC domain-containing protein — protein MQKLKVAHEIFSIEKIYQADSETVFSAWSNLDSKAQWFIGPGEWSVVKRELDFRVGGKEILHGRFPNGKETLYKAEYYNILPYERIVFTYQMYLGENIHSISIASVEIESISSDETMLTFTEQVAFLDGTIGREGLLSRKEGTMALLDKITEFLRK, from the coding sequence ATGCAGAAACTTAAAGTTGCGCATGAAATATTCAGCATAGAAAAAATCTATCAAGCGGATTCCGAAACTGTTTTTTCCGCATGGAGCAATCTAGATTCCAAAGCTCAGTGGTTTATCGGACCGGGAGAGTGGAGCGTCGTAAAAAGGGAACTTGATTTTCGAGTCGGAGGGAAAGAAATTCTTCATGGTCGTTTCCCAAACGGGAAAGAAACTCTTTATAAAGCAGAATATTATAATATTCTTCCATATGAAAGAATCGTATTTACCTATCAAATGTATTTGGGAGAAAATATTCATTCGATTTCGATCGCCTCCGTCGAAATCGAAAGTATAAGTTCGGACGAGACGATGCTGACGTTTACGGAACAAGTCGCATTCTTAGATGGGACGATCGGAAGAGAAGGTTTGCTCTCTCGAAAAGAAGGTACGATGGCGCTTTTAGATAAAATCACGGAATTCTTGCGAAAATAA
- a CDS encoding winged helix-turn-helix transcriptional regulator, whose protein sequence is MERSYQLDCPVARTLDLIGERWTLLILRDFFIKAEVLRFGDFETSLSGITPAVLSARLKELEKKGIIVRKLYSEHPPRMEYRLTPFGKTLGPVLKSLREWGLKHTKR, encoded by the coding sequence ATGGAAAGATCGTATCAGTTGGATTGCCCGGTCGCGCGGACTTTGGATTTGATAGGGGAACGTTGGACTTTGTTAATTCTTCGAGATTTTTTTATCAAAGCCGAAGTTTTGCGTTTTGGTGATTTTGAAACGTCCTTATCGGGTATTACTCCCGCAGTACTTTCCGCTCGACTGAAAGAGCTTGAAAAAAAGGGAATCATCGTTCGGAAATTGTATTCCGAACATCCGCCGCGTATGGAATACCGTTTGACCCCGTTTGGAAAAACGTTAGGCCCGGTTCTTAAATCCCTGCGTGAATGGGGTCTAAAGCATACAAAACGTTAG
- a CDS encoding alpha/beta fold hydrolase, translated as MKSEPTQKGLVPIDDIQLYYEIHGKNDGIPLVLLNGGGSTIEVTFSKVLPIFAKHRKVIALDEQGHGRTSDRKGPVRFETSAEDVVSLLQYLKIDKVDLFGFSNGASVALQVSLKHPELVRKLVFASSITKKSGAYPQFWDFMKKATFETMPQALKDAFLKVNPDPKKLYTMFEKDRERMINFSDVSDKDIGSIKATTLIVTGDRDIGRPEHAIELARKIPNARLLILPGGHGDYLGEAIQYQDGSSFPAITAALVEGFLGPPDSEKIP; from the coding sequence ATGAAATCAGAACCTACACAAAAGGGACTCGTACCGATCGATGACATCCAGTTGTATTACGAGATTCATGGTAAGAACGACGGGATTCCTCTTGTCTTATTAAATGGAGGTGGCTCTACGATCGAAGTGACCTTTAGCAAAGTGCTTCCTATCTTCGCAAAACACAGAAAGGTGATCGCCTTAGACGAACAAGGTCATGGGAGAACGAGTGATCGGAAAGGACCGGTTCGATTCGAGACATCAGCGGAAGATGTTGTCTCCCTTCTTCAATATCTAAAGATCGATAAAGTGGACCTATTCGGTTTTAGCAACGGTGCGAGTGTCGCCTTACAAGTATCACTAAAACATCCGGAACTTGTTAGAAAACTTGTCTTTGCATCCTCGATTACAAAAAAAAGCGGCGCCTACCCGCAGTTTTGGGACTTTATGAAAAAGGCAACTTTCGAAACGATGCCACAGGCTCTGAAAGACGCGTTTTTGAAAGTAAATCCGGATCCCAAAAAACTCTATACCATGTTCGAGAAAGATCGTGAAAGGATGATCAATTTTAGTGACGTTAGCGACAAAGATATCGGATCCATTAAAGCGACGACCCTCATTGTCACAGGGGATCGAGACATCGGTAGACCGGAACACGCGATTGAATTGGCGCGAAAGATTCCAAATGCTCGCCTTCTCATTCTACCCGGCGGACACGGCGATTATTTAGGAGAAGCGATTCAGTATCAGGATGGAAGTTCTTTTCCAGCGATCACGGCCGCTCTTGTGGAAGGATTTCTTGGGCCTCCTGATTCGGAAAAAATTCCTTAA
- a CDS encoding EthD family reductase encodes MFNITSIYQKKENYRFDFSYYLNVHMPRSISLLSKGKGYRGVSVERGIDLPNGQLDSTFVAVCNYYFDSAEDFLNAFLPHAQELQDDIKNYTDIVPINQVNVVEIPLASEGER; translated from the coding sequence GTGTTTAACATTACGTCGATTTACCAAAAGAAGGAAAATTATCGTTTTGATTTTTCTTATTATTTAAACGTTCACATGCCAAGATCGATTTCTCTTCTTTCTAAAGGGAAGGGGTATCGTGGAGTATCGGTCGAAAGGGGAATCGATCTTCCAAATGGACAATTAGATTCTACTTTTGTCGCCGTTTGTAATTATTACTTCGACAGCGCCGAAGATTTTTTGAACGCATTCTTACCGCACGCTCAGGAGTTACAGGACGATATAAAAAATTATACCGATATCGTTCCGATCAATCAGGTAAATGTCGTTGAGATCCCGTTAGCCTCCGAGGGGGAACGGTAA
- a CDS encoding FAD-dependent oxidoreductase, whose translation MQKKEHTPIAIIGAGLGGLTLARVLHVHGIKSTIFEAEIGADARKQGGMLDIHENNGQIALREAGLFEQFLEIIHRGAQATRIFDKDAFLLLEEHDDEKGSRPEVLRGDLRRILINSIPPDTILWGHKLNSVSSFGDGRHEITFTNGLSVTTDLLVGADGAWSKVRPLLSDAVPEYIGTTFIEIFLENCDTRHRASADVVGKGAMFALAPGKGIVAHREPDAVLHTYVQLNRPKEWFETINSSAPKDALVAIAQEFQGWAPELRSLILNGDTNPVFRPIHTLPSNHRWDRIPGVTLLGDAAHLMAPSGEGANLAMLDGAELAKAIVSNRGDLGAALISYERELFSRSFSEAEESKVILDLCLGPYAPQSLVEFFNGVRSVSNPIY comes from the coding sequence ATGCAAAAAAAGGAACATACTCCGATTGCAATCATAGGCGCCGGCCTTGGCGGCCTAACACTCGCCCGAGTCCTTCACGTTCACGGTATCAAGTCGACGATCTTTGAAGCGGAGATTGGAGCTGACGCTCGTAAACAAGGTGGAATGCTCGATATTCACGAAAACAACGGACAGATCGCTTTGAGGGAAGCGGGACTCTTTGAACAATTCCTCGAGATCATTCATAGGGGAGCGCAGGCGACACGGATATTCGATAAAGACGCTTTTCTTTTGCTGGAAGAACACGACGACGAAAAGGGAAGTCGCCCCGAAGTCTTGAGAGGAGACCTTCGTCGGATTCTTATCAATTCGATTCCTCCCGATACGATTCTCTGGGGACACAAGTTGAATTCTGTGTCTTCGTTTGGAGATGGAAGACACGAGATAACGTTTACAAACGGTTTGTCTGTGACAACGGATCTACTGGTAGGAGCGGATGGCGCTTGGTCCAAAGTCCGCCCGCTTCTTTCGGATGCGGTGCCGGAGTATATCGGGACGACTTTTATCGAGATCTTCCTCGAAAATTGTGATACTCGACATAGAGCCAGTGCGGACGTTGTCGGCAAGGGAGCGATGTTCGCATTGGCTCCGGGAAAAGGAATCGTCGCGCACCGCGAACCCGATGCGGTATTGCATACTTACGTGCAATTGAATCGACCAAAAGAATGGTTTGAAACCATCAACTCCTCCGCACCGAAGGATGCGTTAGTTGCCATTGCTCAAGAATTCCAGGGCTGGGCTCCGGAACTAAGATCGCTCATCCTTAACGGAGATACAAATCCGGTATTTAGGCCGATTCATACGCTCCCTTCCAACCATCGTTGGGACCGAATACCAGGAGTGACATTGCTCGGCGACGCCGCACATTTAATGGCGCCTTCCGGAGAAGGAGCGAATCTAGCGATGTTAGACGGAGCCGAACTCGCCAAAGCGATCGTATCCAATCGCGGAGACCTGGGAGCGGCTCTCATCTCCTATGAAAGAGAACTTTTCTCTCGTAGCTTTTCGGAAGCGGAAGAATCGAAAGTCATTCTCGATCTTTGTCTCGGTCCGTACGCTCCACAGAGTTTGGTAGAATTTTTTAACGGGGTAAGGTCCGTTAGCAATCCAATATATTAG
- a CDS encoding MaoC family dehydratase: MKYYEDFHVGEEITLGGITVTREAILDFAKRFDPQPFHIDEVAAKSSMFEGLIASGWHTASICMRLYVDSVLNDSSSMGSPGVDQLRWKRPVRPGDTLHGKFTILEKKPFRKGIGLIKGRAELFNQDGKLTMMFIGNGMFGTKD, encoded by the coding sequence ATGAAATATTACGAAGATTTTCACGTTGGAGAAGAGATTACGTTAGGCGGCATTACGGTCACTCGCGAAGCAATTCTTGATTTTGCAAAACGATTCGATCCTCAGCCGTTTCATATCGACGAAGTAGCCGCAAAAAGTTCCATGTTCGAAGGTTTGATCGCGAGCGGTTGGCATACGGCGAGCATCTGTATGCGTCTTTACGTGGATTCGGTTTTGAACGACTCTTCGAGTATGGGTTCTCCCGGTGTGGACCAATTGAGATGGAAACGTCCGGTTCGCCCCGGAGATACCCTTCACGGAAAATTCACAATCCTGGAAAAGAAACCCTTTCGTAAGGGAATCGGACTGATCAAAGGGAGAGCCGAATTATTCAATCAAGATGGAAAACTTACGATGATGTTCATCGGCAATGGAATGTTCGGAACCAAAGACTGA
- a CDS encoding ArsR/SmtB family transcription factor, whose translation MLNHSTPIDRVFYALSDPSRLAIVERLSKKGASVSELAEPLNMSMAGVVQHIRILEESGLIKTHKVGRVRSCEIETRSLELIEDWLNQRRKMWEINLDRLGEFLERTKKDRKK comes from the coding sequence ATGCTTAACCATTCTACGCCGATAGATCGAGTGTTTTACGCACTTTCGGATCCGTCCCGACTCGCTATCGTGGAACGTTTGAGCAAAAAGGGAGCGTCCGTCAGCGAGCTTGCCGAACCCCTAAATATGAGCATGGCAGGCGTAGTTCAACATATTCGAATTTTAGAGGAAAGCGGACTCATCAAAACGCATAAGGTCGGACGCGTGCGCTCCTGCGAAATCGAAACGCGCTCCTTGGAATTGATCGAAGACTGGCTCAATCAACGTCGCAAGATGTGGGAAATAAATCTTGATCGATTGGGAGAATTTCTCGAAAGAACCAAAAAAGATAGGAAGAAGTAA
- a CDS encoding TetR/AcrR family transcriptional regulator — translation MKKRRYSKSAYEDILTTADDLFYKKGYSASSLAEILSSSGSHKASFYHHFPTKSDLAKAYIRRRTDHFLESMQTLMDRNSDYKKFAKEWVRVLKVQALEGELQGCSLGNLRTQALMDEELSEEIKVLTERWLKAVHLFVEKNREEGRIPKSVNSETVAKRFLISFEGTVQMFQLTGDIWYIERLETEWLASVELDK, via the coding sequence ATGAAAAAAAGACGTTATTCCAAATCGGCTTATGAAGACATTTTAACGACCGCAGACGACCTTTTCTATAAGAAAGGATATTCGGCTTCCAGTCTGGCTGAAATTCTCTCCTCTTCCGGTTCTCATAAGGCCAGTTTTTATCATCATTTTCCGACGAAGTCGGACCTAGCCAAGGCATACATTCGTCGAAGAACCGATCATTTTTTGGAATCAATGCAGACCTTGATGGATCGAAATTCCGATTATAAGAAGTTCGCAAAGGAATGGGTTCGAGTTTTGAAAGTGCAAGCGCTCGAAGGAGAATTGCAAGGTTGTTCGTTAGGAAATCTTAGAACGCAGGCGCTTATGGACGAAGAATTATCCGAAGAGATCAAAGTTTTAACGGAACGTTGGTTGAAAGCGGTTCATTTATTTGTCGAAAAAAATAGAGAAGAGGGACGGATTCCCAAGTCCGTAAATTCGGAGACGGTTGCAAAAAGATTCTTAATTTCTTTTGAAGGAACGGTGCAAATGTTCCAACTAACAGGTGATATATGGTATATAGAACGTCTGGAAACGGAATGGCTGGCTTCTGTGGAATTGGATAAATAA